A window from Candidatus Latescibacterota bacterium encodes these proteins:
- a CDS encoding transposase family protein codes for MSHRPNQEQIELLRKGRREAGKALRERQQAQGLKAPIKVSLPNHKSQYTSVQEEKQARQEATTEQMRVFRAHLPMLLKRLSKIEDPRNPKKTKHKLTMLLIYGIMTFVLQMSSRREANREMTRPQFKENLTLLFPELEDLPHNDSLMRLLARIEVSEIESATVALVRKLIRNKKFARYLVDGRYPIAIDGTQKAVRNPLWSEEWLEREIKSGDDSQMQYYVLVLEASLAFSNGMTIPLMSEFSNYAEGDTNTEKQDCEQKAFKRLAKRLKAEFCHLPIMVLLDGLYPNGPMMELCRKNKWDFMMVLQNKSLKSVWEEYNGLKQLEANNSLKMNWGNRRQRFEWVNDIEYYYDTKKFKRQIVHVVVCEESWQEIAKDSTETVTVQSRHAWISSEPLNRRNTHQRCNLAARHRWGIESGFLVEKRQGYQYEHLFSYNWNAMKGYHYLMRLGHLINILSHNCERLVEMVREFGVRGFIGFVRETLSGPWLDPLWVRQRLAAHFQLRLV; via the coding sequence ATGAGCCACAGGCCAAACCAGGAACAGATAGAGCTGCTAAGAAAGGGCAGAAGAGAAGCCGGCAAAGCATTACGTGAAAGGCAGCAAGCCCAAGGGCTAAAAGCACCGATCAAGGTGTCCCTACCCAACCACAAGAGTCAATACACCAGCGTGCAAGAAGAGAAGCAAGCACGGCAGGAAGCTACCACCGAACAGATGCGAGTGTTCCGCGCGCACTTGCCGATGCTGTTAAAACGGCTCTCAAAGATAGAGGATCCGCGCAATCCCAAGAAGACAAAACACAAACTTACGATGCTGTTGATATACGGCATTATGACCTTTGTCCTTCAGATGTCTTCCAGACGCGAAGCGAACCGTGAGATGACCCGCCCACAGTTCAAGGAGAACCTGACACTGCTGTTTCCTGAGTTAGAGGATCTACCTCACAATGATTCCCTGATGCGGTTGTTAGCCAGGATTGAGGTCAGTGAAATTGAAAGTGCTACTGTCGCCTTGGTGCGAAAGCTAATCCGGAATAAGAAGTTTGCCCGGTATCTGGTCGATGGTCGTTATCCCATAGCCATCGATGGCACGCAGAAAGCAGTTCGCAATCCTCTGTGGAGCGAGGAATGGCTGGAGCGCGAAATTAAAAGCGGCGACGACAGCCAAATGCAGTATTATGTGTTAGTGCTGGAAGCAAGTCTGGCATTTTCAAATGGAATGACGATTCCTTTAATGAGTGAGTTTTCAAACTATGCGGAAGGTGATACCAATACAGAAAAACAGGACTGTGAACAGAAGGCATTTAAGCGATTGGCTAAACGGCTGAAGGCTGAATTTTGTCATCTTCCTATCATGGTGCTCTTGGACGGGCTGTATCCCAATGGACCAATGATGGAGTTGTGTCGTAAGAACAAATGGGATTTCATGATGGTGTTGCAGAACAAAAGCTTAAAGAGCGTCTGGGAGGAATACAATGGGCTTAAACAGCTTGAGGCAAACAATAGTCTCAAGATGAACTGGGGTAATCGAAGGCAGCGATTTGAGTGGGTCAATGATATCGAGTATTATTATGACACCAAGAAATTCAAAAGACAGATTGTCCATGTGGTCGTTTGTGAAGAAAGCTGGCAGGAGATAGCCAAAGATTCTACTGAAACTGTTACCGTGCAATCACGGCACGCTTGGATTTCCAGCGAACCCTTGAACAGGCGGAATACACACCAACGCTGCAATCTAGCTGCGCGCCACCGGTGGGGTATCGAGTCCGGCTTCTTGGTGGAGAAACGCCAGGGCTACCAGTATGAGCACCTGTTCTCTTACAACTGGAATGCAATGAAGGGCTATCACTACCTGATGAGATTGGGGCACCTAATCAATATCCTGTCCCACAACTGCGAGCGTCTTGTGGAAATGGTACGTGAGTTTGGCGTGCGAGGCTTCATCGGTTTTGTTCGTGAAACCTTGAGCGGCCCATGGCTTGACCCCCTATGGGTGCGGCAGCGACTTGCTGCTCATTTCCAACTTCGGTTGGTATAA